The following are encoded together in the Acanthochromis polyacanthus isolate Apoly-LR-REF ecotype Palm Island chromosome 14, KAUST_Apoly_ChrSc, whole genome shotgun sequence genome:
- the LOC127537080 gene encoding S-antigen protein-like isoform X1: MRTGEQTGMRTGGQTGMRTGGQTGMRTGGQTGMRTGGQTGMRTGEQTGMRTGGQTGMRTGGQTGMRTGGQTGMRTGGQTGMRTGGQTGMRTGGQTGMRTGGQTGMRTGGQTGMRTGGQTGMRTGEQMGMRTGEQTGMRTGGQTDMRTDGHEDRRTDRHEDRRTDRHEDRRTDGHEDRRTDGHEDRRTGGHEDRWTDGHEDRRTDGHEDRRTDGHEDRRTDGHEDRRTDGHEDRRTDGHEDRWTDGHEDRRTDGHEDRRTDGHEDRRTDGHEDRRA; encoded by the exons ATGAGGACAGGAGAACAGACGggcatgaggacaggaggacagacgggcatgaggacaggaggacagacaggcatgaggacaggaggacagacgggcatgaggacaggtggacagacggGCATGAGGACAGGAGAACAGACGggcatgaggacaggaggacagacgggcatgaggacaggaggacagacgggcatgaggacaggtggacagacgggcatgaggacaggaggacagacgggcatgaggacaggaggacagacgggcatgaggacaggtggacagacgggcatgaggacag gaggacagacgggcatgaggacaggaggacagacgggcatgaggacaggtggacagacggGCATGAGGACAGGAGAACAGATGGGCATGAGGACAGGAGAACAGACGggcatgaggacaggaggacagacggaCATGAGGACAGACGGGCATGAGGACAGGAGAACAGACAGGCATGAGGACAGGAGAACAGACAggcatgaggacaggaggacagacgggCATGAGGACAGGAGAACAGACGggcatgaggacaggaggacaggcgggcatgaggacaggtggacagacggGCATGAGGACAGGAGAACAGACGggcatgaggacaggaggacagacgggcatgaggacaggaggacagacgggcatgaggacag gaggacagacgggcatgaggacaggaggacagacgggcatgaggacaggtggacagacggGCATGAGGACAGGAGAACAGATGGGCATGAGGACAGGAGAACAGACGggcatgaggacaggaggacagacggacatgaggacagacgggcatga
- the LOC127537080 gene encoding uncharacterized transmembrane protein DDB_G0289901-like isoform X3, producing the protein MRTGGQTGMRTGEQTGMRTGGQTGMRTGEQTGMRTGGQAGMRTGGQTGMRTGEQTGMRTGGQTGMRTGGQTGMRTGEQTGMRTGGQTGMRTGGQTGMRTGGQTGMRTGEQTGMRTGGQTGMRTGGQTGMRTGGQAGMRTGGQTGMRTGEQTGMRTGGQTGMRTGGQTGMRTGGQAGMRTGGQAGMRTGGQTKVRTGLISNLHVFFYIG; encoded by the coding sequence atgaggacaggaggacagacgggCATGAGGACAGGAGAACAGACAggcatgaggacaggaggacagacgggCATGAGGACAGGAGAACAGACGGgcatgaggacaggtggacaggcgggcatgaggacaggtggacagacggGCATGAGGACAGGAGAACAGACGggcatgaggacaggaggacagacgggcatgaggacaggaggacagacgggCATGAGGACAGGAGAACAAACGggcatgaggacaggaggacagacgggcatgaggacaggaggacagacgggcatgaggacaggaggacagacgggCATGAGGACAGGAGAACAGACGggcatgaggacaggaggacagacgggcatgaggacaggaggacagacaggcatgaggacaggaggacaggcgggcatgaggacaggtggacagacggGCATGAGGACAGGAGAACAGACGggcatgaggacaggaggacagacgggcatgaggacaggaggacagacgggcatgaggacaggaggacaggcgggcatgaggacaggaggacaggcgggcatgaggacaggaggacagacgaAGGTGCGGACAGGACTGATATCAaacctgcatgtttttttttatattggttga
- the LOC127537080 gene encoding uncharacterized transmembrane protein DDB_G0289901-like isoform X2, protein MRTGEQTGMRTGGQTGMRTGGQTGMRTGGQTGMRTGGQTGMRTGEQTGMRTGGQTGMRTGGQTGMRTGGQTGMRTGGQTGMRTGGQTGMRTGGQTGMRTGGQTGMRTGGQTGMRTGGQTGMRTGEQMGMRTGEQTGMRTGGQTDMRTDGHEDRRTDRHEDRRTDRHEDRRTDGHEDRRTDGHEDRRTGGHEDRWTDGHEDRRTDGHEDRRTDGHEDRRTDGHEDRWTDGHEDRRTDGHEDRRTDGHEDRRTDGHEDRRA, encoded by the exons ATGAGGACAGGAGAACAGACGggcatgaggacaggaggacagacgggcatgaggacaggaggacagacaggcatgaggacaggaggacagacgggcatgaggacaggtggacagacggGCATGAGGACAGGAGAACAGACGggcatgaggacaggaggacagacgggcatgaggacaggaggacagacgggcatgaggacaggtggacagacgggcatgaggacaggaggacagacgggcatgaggacaggaggacagacgggcatgaggacaggtggacagacgggcatgaggacag gaggacagacgggcatgaggacaggaggacagacgggcatgaggacaggtggacagacggGCATGAGGACAGGAGAACAGATGGGCATGAGGACAGGAGAACAGACGggcatgaggacaggaggacagacggaCATGAGGACAGACGGGCATGAGGACAGGAGAACAGACAGGCATGAGGACAGGAGAACAGACAggcatgaggacaggaggacagacgggCATGAGGACAGGAGAACAGACGggcatgaggacaggaggacaggcgggcatgaggacaggtggacagacggGCATGAGGACAGGAGAACAGACGggcatgaggacaggaggacagacgggcatgaggacaggaggacagacgggcatgaggacaggtggacagacggGCATGAGGACAGGAGAACAGATGGGCATGAGGACAGGAGAACAGACGggcatgaggacaggaggacagacggacatgaggacagacgggcatga